The genomic DNA CTTGTTTTTTGCATTGATCCTTACCCTGCATATGGTCTTTCTTGAGAGCCATGAATTTGGCTGCTATCTCGTCGTAGTCAGGCAGCTTAGGATGGACGTGGTGGGGGTACTGAATAGGGTATGAATTGGACCTCGGAATTTTCTCCCGTATCTCTTTGGGTCGCTCCGGTGGCATAGTCAATGCTCGCAAGTACGCCGGGAGACCCTGCCCATCTTCTCCACTGCTCGAAGAATCCAAGTCCGAGATGAAGCCCTCTTCCTTTTGTTCCAGTGATCCTATGTTTCTCTTATTGGGCTTGTTGCTCGGATACGTGAAAACATCATATACAACAGCGACATTCTCATGGCAGACCCTCTCTTGTTTCAGAGGTAACTTCACTTCCGACACCGACTCCGACTCCTGCTTCAGAGTATCTTTTGAACTATCACCCTCATTGGCTACATGATGGTAACAAGGATGTTCCAAGCTGCAATCTTTAGCTTTGCAGCATGAGTTCATGGAGTGTTCTGCAGATTGTTCTAGTTTCTTCTCTGCACTGAGCGGCTGATCGCTCGCATGGACTGTATTCTTCTTCTGGTGCTTATTCCTCTCCTGATTAGTTCTGTTCTTGTTCGGGCCATTGTAGTAAGTCACAAAGTCGATGCTCTCCACGAAGTGACTATCTCGAGATAACGTTCTCCTCCTTATTCTTTTCTCGTGTCCTGTCTTGCTTTTTGTCGAGGCTCTCGAAACTGGACTCCCGTTCCCTGAATCGCTTTCCTCCAAATAGCCATCCTCTATTGTCTCTATCCGTGGGACTGGAGAAGGCTTGAACTTGAACAGCCTTTGGTCCTGGGAGTTCCCATTCACTTTGAGGGAAGACTGAACCTCCTCAACATCATCAAGAAACACGATGTTTTCCCGGTAAAATTGCGGAGAATTGCCTGACGATGATGACGATGTTACTGTAACCTTCTCCTTGCATTCCGAGGCCCTTTGAAGTGTGGTTCTTCTCTGACTTTCCTCGGCACCGAAAGAAGAAATAATTTGTGTTATCATTAGCTCATTCCCCGTTTCCGTCTCCAGAAGTGCAGATTTTGTTTCGATGGCGCCTTTAGTGTCCAAGACTTGAAATTTAGGTTCCCGGACGTTGTCAGGGAAGAACTGAGCATCGGTGTCGATAACTTGTGGTTCCATGATTTCTTTCATCTGCAGTGGagaagaaaatgattttgttTCCGGGCTGAAAATTCATCAGGCAATTTCAGGAATAGATATGTGACAGAACCATTATCATGCAAACCTGCTTTTGTAGCTCAGAAGTGTATTCCAAAGCCAAAATTCCGGTCTGGAGGCAGTATTCGCAAGAAATCTCATCCATCAGTCTTCGCTTCACATCACCCGGGACCGACTTAATGGAGAGTTTATCTCTTATCTACAGTAGAAAGGTTCATTGATTCCATTAGCAAAATTCTCACTAGTCCCATTTAACATAAGTTTTTGAAGATCTGTTGTCAATCATTATAGCATCGAACACCTCATGGTTGACAAGATTCCCAGGATACAATTCAAGAGCACGCTTGGTGAAATTATCCCCATAACGCTCTCCGAAGAGCTTCCGGATTGCCCGGAGCTCGGGCAGGTCCCCACATCTCGCAGAGGCAAATACAAGACTTGAAACTGCTTCATTGATATCATTGGGACAGTCCCTGATGAATTAGAATTACAGTACAAGAGAATTTTCTTGTGAGATTAAAGGGTGACTGAACGGACGAAAGAAGAAGCGGAGCACTTAGCTAGCTGATAGAATACCTGTTCCGGCGAATGTAGGAAAGATGGATGAGAATGAACTCGCAGAAATGATCTAACAATTCGTAGACTGCCATAATGCTCTCGTCTTTGAAGAGCTGCTCGGCCTGCAAAGatcgaaaaaaatgaaacactGTCTTGTTAAACCAAAACATGTCATTCATATGTTTGTGTGTATATGTTCATTAACAAAAGAGGAAGGTTACCCGATCAATGGCGATCTCTTCATATCCAGTCTTGATGAGCTGAGCCACGTCTTCCCTCAACTGTCTCACGATTGAGTACCTCTTGTTCTTCAGCAGCTTGAGCCGGCACTGGACTCTCCTGATCAGCCTCTTGCTGCAATGGAACAGAAAATTACTGAAACTCATTCTCCATGGCGTAAATAAACACCGAGAATGGTATTCTGTCACGAAAACAGTGCCAAGTTACCATTTGGAAGCTTTCCGCCAACCGAACAGGATGTCGAACATGGCTGAACCTCTCTCGCGCTTCCTCGGCCGATACTGTTTCTGCCTTTTATTGACAGAGGAAAGAGTGGCAGAGGAAAGCCAGGTCTGAGACCGAAGCTAGCATATCGTGTGATTGCGGTCAAGACAAAATTGTGAGGGAGATGATAAAGCTGGTATATGCCATGAATGTTCTCTTTTTAGCTGGTGAAACCGGAAActagaggaggaggaggaggacgaaGAGGAAGAACTGACAGTTGAGTCGAGATTCAGCACTTTCACGAGGGGAAGTTATATTTAGGAGGAAGTGGGTttgaggaagaggagagggacaGAGAGCCACGAGATGGTTCTGGTTTTCCTATGAAAGTAAATGAAACTGTTCCACTACGTCACACCGGGGAAGGACACTTGTCGGGCAGTTAGGGAAAAGAAACCATTGAATTCTCGTAGTAGGACATGAGGAGGGGGATAAAAGTCTGCAACTTTGAAAATGTTTCTGTGACGTGGAACAGAGAAATTCTTGTGCCTGCTTTCATTCACTTCCATTGTTCTTACTGTAGATTAATGTCAATGGCTCAATTACTGCGGAAGGGTGTTGGACATTACCAGATTATTGGTCCCATGAACATTCCTAATCCCGTAATGTAAATTAATCCAGGATTCTAGTATCAATTGGACAAGACAGTCTTGGTGCTTATCCAAGTTCTGGTTCCAATAAGAACAATTTGACATTAGCTAAATGGGTTGGATGACCCAAAAGTACTGGGCATATGATAGGCTCCATTTGCTTGCTGATATGGTGAATTTAAAAATGGAAAGGTCAGAGCTTTAAGCCAATAATTGAACTTTTCTTGCTACTGTGGTACAGTTAGTTCCCTGCTCATGCTTT from Punica granatum isolate Tunisia-2019 chromosome 2, ASM765513v2, whole genome shotgun sequence includes the following:
- the LOC116196825 gene encoding uncharacterized protein LOC116196825, with amino-acid sequence MFDILFGWRKASKCKRLIRRVQCRLKLLKNKRYSIVRQLREDVAQLIKTGYEEIAIDRAEQLFKDESIMAVYELLDHFCEFILIHLSYIRRNRDCPNDINEAVSSLVFASARCGDLPELRAIRKLFGERYGDNFTKRALELYPGNLVNHEIRDKLSIKSVPGDVKRRLMDEISCEYCLQTGILALEYTSELQKQMKEIMEPQVIDTDAQFFPDNVREPKFQVLDTKGAIETKSALLETETGNELMITQIISSFGAEESQRRTTLQRASECKEKVTVTSSSSSGNSPQFYRENIVFLDDVEEVQSSLKVNGNSQDQRLFKFKPSPVPRIETIEDGYLEESDSGNGSPVSRASTKSKTGHEKRIRRRTLSRDSHFVESIDFVTYYNGPNKNRTNQERNKHQKKNTVHASDQPLSAEKKLEQSAEHSMNSCCKAKDCSLEHPCYHHVANEGDSSKDTLKQESESVSEVKLPLKQERVCHENVAVVYDVFTYPSNKPNKRNIGSLEQKEEGFISDLDSSSSGEDGQGLPAYLRALTMPPERPKEIREKIPRSNSYPIQYPHHVHPKLPDYDEIAAKFMALKKDHMQGKDQCKKQDVH